The sequence below is a genomic window from Dyadobacter chenwenxiniae.
GTGGCCATGTCGTCCCTACTCGATCCTCCCGTGAGCTCAGTTACGCAGCCTTCATTTGAAATGGGCCAGCAAGCCACATCCCTGCTTTTGGATTTGATAGAAAGCAAAAATACCCCGGCCGAATATGAGACCAGGGTATTGCCTTCAAACCTTGTAATTAACAAATCGTCGATGCGCGTTAGCAAATAACTACCGGGTAATGACTACCCCGTAATCGTCACCCCGTAATCGTTTTCAACTTTCTTTCGAATTCTGAAAGGATCTTTTCTTTCATTTGCACTTTCCGCTTCTGAATGTTGATGCGGCCAGCTGCCTGCTTGTCTTGCTCAGGATCGCCGGTTGCAGTTCTGTCAAATTCCAGTATGGCAAATTCCAAATCGCTCTTTTCACGTTTTGCCAGCCATTCGAGCTCTCTGTATTTCGTCCTGAGTTGTTCTTCAGGGCTTTTCAATTCGAAAGCGGGATATTTTCTGCTGATCACACGTGCCAGATAGCTTAGCTCAAAGATCTTATCACAAACCATCCTGAAACGCTCTGCAAGCTCCTTATCAGCCATTTTGAAAGGAATTTTAATTTCCTTCCATTTGCTCAAAAGCACTTTTGCTTCCTGTGACGCTTCGATAATGTCTGGTGCACGCAGCAATGTCTCAGCTTGTTGCAGTAATTTCTGTTGTTCCACAATCCTTGGGTCAACGCGCACTTTCGGCTCGATGCCTTTGGCCAGATTGTATTTGTCGTAAAACAATTTCAAAAAGTGCCTGTAAGCCTTATTGACTTTGAAAAAACGCTTTGGCGGCACTTCTCCAATGTTATTCCATGCATTACGCACTTCCCTCGCTTTCTGATAAGCGTCGTCCAAATCACGCGAATAACTAAGCGTTTTGGTAATTTTGATCAGCTTCTCATATTCCTCGATGCGGAATTGATTTATTTTATTCTGCTCGTCGAAATAATCCCTGCGGCGTTGGAAGAAATTATCCAGGATTTGCTGAAAAGTGGTTTCAACCTCCTCCTGATATTCTTTTTCAACCGGCCCTGTACGGATCCATTTCGCTTTGATTTCCTGAATTTGATCCGTTGCGGTGGTGTAATCTTCAATAGCCGCTGCAACTTTCACATCTTCAATCAATGCCCGTTTGATTTCCAGGTTTTTAAGCTGGTTAACCTCGATCAAACCCTTCAGATACTCCTCTTTTTCTTCCAGTCTCTGCAACAACGGAACAAAGTCCCCAAGTGCATCAAAACCTTTAAGCTTACGTTGAAGCTGGATCAGCTTGGTAAGATAAGATCCTTTGTTAAGTGCCTCATCTATTTCTTTTTCCAACTGCTCCACTTTGTTCAGGACGATGTTAAAACGATTCTTAAAATAGTCAATCGCTTCTTGCTCAGTCCGCTTTACTTCTCCAATTTGCCGGTCGGGGAATTCCAAATACCCCTTTAAAAATACTTTGCTGTCTTTAACGTAGCCGTATTCATCATTCAATGTGGCATTTTCCATTCTTTCAATTTTTTATCTGCTAAGTGTAGGGATAATAACGATATTTGTTACGCACAAATTAAACAAAAAATGAGTAACGAAACCATAATTTTCTCAATGTCGGGGGTTAACAAAATCATTCCTCCAAACCGGCATATCATTAAAAACATCTATTTATCCTTTTTTTATGGTGCTAAAATCGGGGTTTTAGGTTTAAACGGATCAGGTAAGTCGACGCTTTTACGCGTTATAGCAGGAATTGATAAGGACATTCAGGGAGACGTGGTTTTTTCTCCCGGATATTCAGTGGGAATGCTTGAACAAGAGCCAAAACTAGACCCTACCAAGACTGTAAGAGAGGTTGTAGAAGAGGGCGTTCAGGAGATCGTTGACCTTTTGAATGAATTTGAAAAAATAAATGAAGCATTCGGAGAAGAGGATGCAGATTTCGATAAACTCCTTGAACGTCAGGGAGAAGTGCAGGAAAAACTGGATGCAACAGACGCCTGGAATTTAGATAATCGTCTGGAAGTGGCCATGGACGCATTGCGCTGTCCGCCTTCGGATGCATTGGTTTCAACACTTTCCGGTGGTGAAAAACGCCGGGTTGCATTGTGCCGCTTGCTGCTTCGCCAGCCTGATGTTTTGCTTCTGGATGAGCCTACTAACCACTTGGATGCGGAATCTGTGCTTTGGCTGGAAGAGCATTTGAGACAATATAAAGGAACGGTCATTGCCGTAACCCACGATCGTTACTTCCTGGATAATGTCGCTGGCTGGATCCTCGAACTGGATCGCGGCGAAGGCATTCCATGGAAAGGAAATTACACTTCTTGGCTTGAACAGAAGCAGGAACGTTTGAAAAAAGAAGAAAAAACAGAGTCGAAACGCCAGAAAACATTGCAGCGCGAGCTGGAATGGGTGCGCATGGGTGCAAAAGGTCGTCAGGCCAAGTCCAAGGCTCGCTTGGGCGCTTACGAGCGCTTATTAGGCGAAGAAGGCCGCGAGAAAGAAGAAAAATTGGAGATCTTCATTCCAGCCGGACCTCGTCTTGGCAACAAGGTGATTGAAGCGCATAATGTTTCGATGGGCTTCGGTGACAGGCTTTTATATGAAAACCTAAACTTCGCTTTGCCCCCAAACGGCATTGTCGGCATTATTGGACCAAACGGTGCGGGTAAAACGACACTCTTCAAACTCATAACGGGTCAATTAAAACCGCTAAGCGGACATTTTGATGTCGGCGACACGGTAGAACTGGCTTATGTGGATCAGGAACATGATAATCTGGACCCTGTTAAGACTGTTTACCAAAGCATTGCGGATGGAAATGACTGGATCATGATCGCAGGCAAGCAATCCAATGCGAGAGCTTATGTGAGCCGTTTCAACTTCGGCGGCGGCGATCAGGAAAAGAAGGTTGGTAACCTGTCGGGTGGAGAAAGAAACCGCGTGCATTTGGCGATGACATTGAAAGAAGGCGGCAACTTGCTTTTGCTCGATGAACCTACCAATGACCTGGACATTAACACTTTGCGTGCATTAGAAGAAGGTTTAGAAAACTTTGCGGGCTGTGCAGTAATCATATCCCACGACCGGTGGTTCCTGGACCGCGTTGCCACACACATTCTTGCTTTTGAAGGTGATTCTCAGGTTTATTGGTTTGAAGGAAATTTCTCTGAATATGAGGAGAACCGGAAAAAACGAATGGGCTCAGATCTGACGCCAAAGCGCATCAAATACAAAAAATTGGCTTAATCAGAAACAGTTAAACATTATCAATGAGTCAGATTTCATCTTTGGATAAAATACATTTCATATCAATTGGTGGCAGCGTAATGCATAATCTTGCCATTGCGCTCCATTTAAAAGGATTTATCATCACAGGTTCCGACGACGAGATATATGAACCATCTGTAAGCCGGCTTGCGAAATACGATTTGCTTCCGACCGTAACAGGTTGGTTTCCAGAAAAAATAACGGCTGATCTCTCGGCCGTTATTTTGGGAATGCACGCTCGTCAGGACAATCCTGAGTTGGCAAAAGCGAATGAATTGGGGATTAAAGTGTATTCTTATCCTGAATATATTTTTGAACAAAGCCAGAACAAACAACGCGTGGTCATCGCCGGAAGTCATGGGAAAACAACCATTACTTCAATGATCCTGCACGTTTTAAACTTCAATAAGCGCGTTTTCAATTATCTCGTCGGCGCGCAGATCGAGGGGTTTGATAACATGGTGAAGCTTTCGGAAGAAGCGCCGCTCATTGTGATTGAAGGGGATGAATATTTCACATCGCCCTTGGATCCGACACCCAAATTCATGCATTATCAGCCGCATATCGCACTCATCAGCGGCATTGCGTGGGATCATTTCAATGTATTCCCAACTTGGGAATCCTATGTAAAACAATTTGAATTGTTGGCGGATTCCTTGCCAAAAGCCGGGGGAATTATCTTCGATGAAACCGATGATATGCTGAATGTAATCGGTCAAAAAGAGCGTACAGACGTTGTAAGCACGCCTTACCACGCCCATCCTTATAAAATTGAAGATGGCAGAACGATTCTGGTTACACCGGATGGAAAAGAAGTTTCTGTGCTGGTTTTTGGAAACCACAACATGAAAAATATAAGCGGTGCTTATGCCGTTTGCGAACGCCTGGGCATTACTGATGATCAGTTCTACGAAGCCATTCAGAGCTTCAAAGGCGCTTCTAAACGGCTTGAATTATTGGGCAAAACAGACACGGTGAGCATTTACCGGGATTTCGCACATGCGCCTTCCAAGGTGGAAGCAACGACCGCTGCTTTGAAAGAACAATATCCGGATCGGACATTGGTTGCCTGCGCAGAGCTGCACACATTCAGCAGTTTGAACAAAGATTTTTTGAGCCAATATCGCAGGAAGTTGAAGTCGGCTGATATTGCAGTGGTTTATTTTAATCCGGTAACCGTTGAGCACAAGCGACTTGAACCCATTTCGGAAGACGACATTCGCACAGCGTTCAAACGCGAAGACCTTCATGTTTTTACAGACTCTGCAAAAATGGTGGAGTTTCTGAAATTACAGACCTGGGAAAACGCCAACCTGCTGCTAATGAGCTCCGGAACTTTCGGTGATCTGGATTTGAAGGCATTGGCGGATTCGCTTTTAGCCTGAGTTTTACATATACACTATAATTCTAAGTTGAAGTTATGCAATCCATTGTAGTTTACTGCGGTTCAAATCCGGGCAAAAAACCAATTTACGCTGAAACCGCCTATGCCTTAGGCGCAGAACTGGCAAAAAGAAACATCAGGCTCATTTACGGCGGTGGAAATATGGGCTTAATGGGCCGCGTGGCTGACGGAGCCATGGAAAACAATGGCTCCGTGACCGGCATCATTCCTAACTTTCTTGCCAAACTGGAAGTTGCCCACAAAACACTGACCGAGATCCATTTCACGGAAACCATGCATGAGCGTAAAGCCAAAATGGCCTCCATTACAGACGGCGTTATTGCACTTCCGGGCGGCTACGGCACTTTTGATGAGTTATTTGAAATACTCACCTGGTCGCAACTGAAAATTTTTAAAGGACCGGTTGGCTTGCTGAATGTCAATGGATTTTACGATCTGATGCTTTTGCAACTCGACAAAATGGTGGAAGAGGGGTTTTTACACCCTGATAATCAAAAACTTTTGGTGGTGGCTGATAATGTATCAGGCCTCTTGGAAAAAATGGAAGCATTTCGTGTTGGAAACACAGAAAATAAGCCATTGGATAAGTCGTTATATGTAGACAACAATTAACTACCCTTCCAAAAGACGATGCGCATTTCATTACTTGCCGTGCTGTTTACTTCAATTTCCTTTTGTGCAAATGCGCAGCTGGAAAATCTTGGAAAAACGGTGAACACTGAATACAATGAAATTAACCCTATTATTTCGCCCGACGGCAAGACCATTTACTTCTCCCGGGTAAGCCATCCGCAAAATACGCACGGGACCAAAGGCAGTCAGGACATATGGTTTTCGGAATTGAAAAATGATAAGTGGTCGCAGTCGCGACGGCTTCCCGCTCCGCTGAATAAAGAGGATTACAACAGCCTTTATAGCATTACACCAGATGGTAACACCTTGTTAATCAAAGGTTCTTACAAAAACGGCGTGTACGAAACGCGCGGATTTTCGACGAGTAAAAAAACCTCCCGCGGATGGGCAGCCCCTAATAAGCTCGAAATTCCCGGTTATGCGAAGATCAGTAAAGGGCAGTTTGACTGCGGTTATCTTTCCAATGATGGAAAGACATTAATCATGTCGTTCAGCGAAAAGAAAAACAGCAAGGTGGATGACATTTATGTGAGTTTCAAGGCGAAAGATGGAACTTGGTCTAAGCCCATGAACATTGGACCGGAGATCAATTCCGAAGAATTTACCGAAACCACGCCGTTCCTGGCCCCTGACGGCGTCACATTGTATTTTTCAAGCGACCGCAAAGGCGGCCAGGGCAGCAACGACATTTATTACAGCAAGCGGATCGACAAAACCTGGAAACGGTGGAGCAGGCCTGTAAACCTTGGTCCAGCTATCAATTCCGACGGTTATGATGCCTATTACACCATTTCTGCGTTGGGCGATTATTCTTATATGGTCTCGTTCAAGGGCACGGAGGGCAAGGGAGATGTGGTGCGTTACAACCTGAAACCGACAGAAGTTCCGGGTGATACAACCGAAGCGCCAATCGCAATTGTGCCTGTTTCTGACCCGGTAGTGATGGTTAGCGGGAAAGTGATCGACTCTAAAACGGGAAAACCCGTCGAAGCAACGATCATTTATGAAAGCCTGGCAGATGGTGAAGAGGTGGGGACGGCCACGACGAACCCTACAACCGGCGAATACAAAATTATCCTCCCCTATGGGCAAAAATACAGCATGCGCGCGGTCGCGCCCGACTTCATTGCTGAAGGAGAGAACATTGATCTGAGTGATTCAACGGCGACCAAGGGTTTTAAAGAAATTACTAATAAATCTTTAAAGCTCATTCCGATTGAAGAAGGCCAAATTGTGCGTCTGAATAACATTTTCTTTGCCACAGGAAAATCAACATTGAGCAGTGAATCCTTTCCCGAATTGAACCGGATCGCTATTTCCATGACCGAAAACAAGACGCTTACCATTGAATTGGGCGGGCATACAGACAACACCGGTAGCGCCGAATTCAACATTAAGCTTTCCCAGGACCGGGCCGATTCCGTCAGGGAATATCTGATTGGAAAGGGAATCGAGCCGGATCGCGTGGGCAGCAAAGGTTACGGTGAGACGGTTCCGGTTGCTACAAATGATACACCTGAGGGCCAGCAACAAAACCGCCGTGTTGAATTTAAGATCTTAAAGAAATAACAGCCTCTTCGGACCTCTTAACTGTACTCTCCTTTTTGCGTTTTAGTCCAAAAACAATGCGCAGGATATTGAGTTGTTTGATCAGAAAATGATATATGACCAGGCAGATCAGAAATGTGGCCACTGATAAGTAAATAAACTTTACTATCCAGGGTAATGCTGTGTTTATCAATGGATAAGCCAGACAAACAATGACTGTCTGATGTAGAATATAAAACGGGTAAACCGCTTCATTGGCATACTTCAAAAAGCGGTTTGAAAATTGGAGATAAACATATGCATAACCAAAAATGGACAGGAGGATACACCAGGCATTCAGCGTCTTAAGCAAATTATAAAAAATAATTTCCCCGCCTTCAATCTCCGCCCTCGGAATCCAGTAAAATGCATACAGGATGGCTGTGAATATCAGCCATATCACCAGATTGACTTTTCTATATTTTTTTAGTGTTTCCCAGAAACCGGTTTGTGTACACAAAACAAAGCCTGTAACGAAAAGTGTAAAGTCGTGAAAATGCTCATTCCAATCCCTGATCAGATTATGCGTTGTCGGGAAATGCCCCAGCAAGACGTTTCCCAACATGTGCCAGAGCACGGGGACGAGTATCAATGTGAAAGGATTACCAAATAAACGAACCCAGCTTGCTGTTAACTGATTGTGGCGGCGAATGAATAACAATAATGGCAGACCGATGATCGAGTATAAAAAAATATAGACGAGATACCAAAGGTGATGCCAGCTGAAACTTCCAGCAGGATAGGGCGTAAAGTCAAAAATGGTTTTGTAAAACTCCCCATAGGAATAAGTTTCACCCTGGGTAAGGCGCTCCAAAAAGATCTGCGGCGGCACGATCACAAATATGCCAAAAACCAGCGGAATGAATATTCTGACAAACCTTTCGCTCAAAAATGCCTTCGGTCCGCGGCTCCCTAAGGCGAAATACATTCCGGCACCGGAGATCATAAAAAGAAGCGACATACGCCACTGACTCGTAAATCGCATCGGCAATTCAATGGCATGGGTGATTACATCATTTTTAATGTGCCATTCCCAAAAATTGAAAAACATGCCAACGTGGAAAAAGATAAGGATCGCAAATGCGATGACGCGCAGCCAGTCGAGATCGTAGCGACGCGCTGGTAAATTAGCTGAATGTAAGTTTTCTTGATTTTTCATGGTCGGATCTGTTTTTTTTTCCGGACAAAAGTATCCGCACCCGAGGGCAAAAAACGACCGTGATTATCAGCTAGGAGTTCTTCCCGATACATCAGAACGGGGAAAAAGCTATTTTACAGCATTCTTTTTGAACTCAGAAGGCGTATAACCTGTGAGTTTTCGGAAAGAAGTATTAAATGCAGATTTGGAATTATAACCAACCATCTGCGCGATTTCTTCGATTTTGATAAAGTTGCTTCCTTCGTCCCGAAGCAGTTTCTGGGCCTCATTTATCCTGTAATTGGCAACAAAATCAAAAAAACTCTGACCTAATTCTTCATTCAAAATCTGGGACAAATGATGCGTCGAGATGCCTAAGCGTTTTGCCAGCATAGGGAGCGAAAATCCCGGATCGAGAAAAACTTTCTCACTATTCATAAGGTCATCCAGTTTTTTCAAAGTCGTGAACCGGATTTCCTGCGTCAATGAGGATTTTTCATATTTCCTGGCAGAACGGACATTGTTATCCTGAAAAAAAAGTGACCTGCGCAGGACTGTAAAACTGGTTGCGTAAATAATGAATGCAATAAATGCGGCGATAATGTGATCACCCAGATCATGCGGGAAAGATAGCCGCACAATAAGATAAATGATCACCAAAGCTGTTAACTCCAGGTGGAAGTTACGATACCAGGACAAAGCGCTTTTTTCCCTGGTGAAAAAAGAAAGACGCTCTTTTTTGAACGCATTACCCAGGAAGTAAAGACCTGCGAGGTTGTACATCACCATACTAAGGGCGGTGAGATCGGTAATGCGATCTTTCAGAAAAAACATCCAGTCGCTTCCGTAACGATTAGAAACCATCATTTCCATCTCGGGATGATAGGCGGAAATGTTGCAATTGTATTTGTATGCGTTGCCTTGCGGATATATGAGGACGCACATATATAGGAAATAAATTATCGCGGGCAACAAATGCAGCCAGTTGGCCTTCTCCTCCCTTTGCGTAATGCTTATTTTAATATACAAAAACGCCAGCGGGGCCAGCAGAAGATTGATCGGTTCCGAAAAATCGACCAGCCATAACACCCGGAACATGTAATTGGTGTATCCCAGCCAGACATCCCCCAGCAAAATGGCCATACCTAATATAAGCCCCCCTAAAAATAAGTTGGGTCGCTTATCTCCTCCGGAATGCGATAGAAAAAAGTAAGCCAATATAAGCCCCTGAACGAACCCCAGCAGAATGAATACGGAAAACAGGTCAGCCCGAACTGGAAGGGTTGCAGGAGTCATAAAAATATATCTGTATTCAAATATACAAAATCAAAAATGTATGTGTGTGCATATTCCGGCACCAAAATTTAAAGCGACTTTCGGATTTCACAACAGGTGCTGCATACATTGCGGATATCAGCACACCCGAAAAACGGGCACAAAATTTCGGTTTACTGGGTGCTGCTTTCGGTCTTGGTTTTATCATTGGTCCGGTTGTCGGTGGTTTGCTAGAACAGTATGGAACCCGCGTTCCTTTCCTCGCTGCGGCGGCATTTTCTCTTGCTTTATGCTTTGCTCCCAAGGCTGGATGATGTATGTATTTATGGTTCCTTACATTATGGGAAGCATTGCCGGGCTCGCATTACAAGGGATCATTTCTACCCAGGTTCAACCGAATGAGCAAGGCGAAATTCAGGGCGCCTTAACCAGCTTGCAAAGTTTGACCTCTATTATTGGCCCGCCACTGATGACCAACTTATTCTCCTTTTTTACGCAGCCTTCCGCACCCCTCTATTTACCTGGAGCACCCATGATCATGGCGGCGGTTCTCACATTGCTGAGCACATTCCTGGCCAGGAGAAGCCTTAAACGTAATTTTTAAGAGGAACTAGTAGAGTATTATCAGGAAAAGAAATACAACCAGCCAGAGCGCGCCAGTAAAATGCCAGTAACGGGTTAACAACTTAATCCGCAGCCGGTTCGGCGGATTCACGCTGTAAACAAATGAGTCAACATAAGTTCTATTTTTTACAGCTTTCTGGAAAAGCATGCTTAGATAAACCACCCCGGCAATGATATGCACTAAATGCAAGCCGGTAAGAAGATAAATTAGTCCGCTGGAAGTTGTGACACCTTCAAATATGCCTGCATTCATCATTTCTGCCCAGCCGCCTGCCTGCAATAAAATAAATGTGATCCCCAGCAACAACGTAGCTCCCAGGAAAACGCGGTAATGAAGGAAACGCTCACTTGCAAATGCCAGATTGGCCTCATGCAACGTGATACTACTAAACAAAATGACCAGTGTACTCAACCAAAACATATCAGGAAGCACGATCATGTGCCCCGTCTCCCTATGCATCCGGACCAGGAAAATGATGAAAATAGAAGTAAAAAGCAGCGAGCTTCCGATCACACCGAGCCACAGCATAAAACCCAGGGGTTCTCGCCGCTTGGTAAAGGGGTTTTCCTTTAATTTGGTGGTTGGTTTGGAGCTCATTACAACGCTGTTCTCTAATGCTTTATAAGCGGGGAGGTGAATATAGTTACAATTTCCCGCGTTTTGTAACCTGATAATAATTTTTAATCCAGCCGTCCCTGCCAAACAACAAATTCAGCAAAATGCTTCGATAAATCCTTTTCCAAATCAAATATTCCAAATAAGGTTGACCCGGATCCGCTCATTGCTGCATAGCCTGCGCCTTGTTTGTATAATGCTTCTTTGATTTCTGCTAAAAGAGGGTATTTGGGAAAAAGAGTTGCTTCAAAATCATTTTTAACTTTATGTTTCCAATTGCCAATCGGCTCTTTTAATACAATACGCAAATCAAACTCACTGCGTTTCGGAATAATTCCTGAATATGCTTCCGCGGTTGAAATATGCATTCCCGGATTGACCAAAACAATCCATCTTCCATTCAAATTCAGCTCAATATCTTCGGAAATGTCTCCTTTCTGAAAACAATAAGCAGGCTTGTTAGGAATAAAAAAAGCGCAATCGCTCCCTAATCTACGTGCGTAGTCAAGCTGTTTTTCAAAAGATATTTTAAGATTAAAGTGCTGGTCCAAAGCCTTGATGGCAAATGCCGCGTCAGCAGATCCTCCTCCCAGCCCTGCGCCTATGGGAATGCTTTTCAGCAAATGCATTTTCACCGGCGGCAGTGGATAGTCCGTCGCGATCATTTGATATGCCTTTGTACAAAGGTTATCAGATGCTCCTCCGGGGATCGGTATGCCGTCCGCCTGGAAGGAAAACTGCTCGTCAACAGTGATTTCGAGCGCGTCGGACCAGCCTACAGGGTAAAAACAAGATTCTATATTATGATACCCGTCGGCCCGTTTTTCAACGATATTGAGGCCTATATTAATTTTTGCGTTTGGGAATACAAGCATTATTCTATTTTATTGTTCCCACCGCCACTCCTGCCCGATGACCAATTCTTCTTTCAATCCCTGGGAAATCAGATAATCACGGGTTTTGGCATCGGAAAGCTTGGAAACGGCAATGGTCTCAGTGTTTGCCAGCGCATACAGATACATGGATGCAATGCGCACGGTATTTTCAAATTGGTCTTTATTTACCAGACTAAAATCGTCGCAATCAGCATGATAGCATTGCAACACATTCGGATCCAAGTGACCGGATAAGCCCGCGATGGGGACTCCTTCAAGCATAAATGGCTGGTGATCGCTGTGTAATCCGGCACGGTTTGACGACTCATTTTTGAAAGACTGGTCAACATGCTGAATGGCACTGCCCACACTTGCAAAGAATTCATTCATTTCATCCCTTCCAAAAGCATTAACGCCTCTCGGGTCATTCGTCATATCCAGGTTCATCATATAACTTACCTTATTGATCTCACCGGACTTCTTCAATTCACTAACAAAGTGCTTTGAACCCAGCAAACCTTGTTCTTCGCCCATGAACAAAACGAACTGGATTGTGCGCTCAGGCTTCACTTTCAGTGCTTTGAAGGCTCTTGCAATGTCCATTACCGCAAAGGAGCCGATACCGTTGTCGATTGCGCCTGTTGCCAGATCCCAGGAATCCAGGTGGCCGCCAATAATCACTCTTTCATCCGATTTACCTCTGAGCGTTGCAATTACATTTCTTGCTTTGATGGGCTTGGAAATGTTGTGCATATCAATGTGGGCTTCCAGAGGCCCTTCCTCCTTTAACCATTTACGCAGTTCTCCTCCGCTGTCATTTGAAATACAAACCGCCGGGATCGAAATGATTGCACCAGTTACCGAAGCTGTTCCTGTAAGCAGGATTTTGCCCGGCGCACCGTTCACCATGATTACACCGGTTGCACCGTATTTAATTGCCAGCGCCGTTTTTTCAGAACGGTGCAGGTTTTTCTTGCCAGCTGCCCCAACGAGATTGATGTTAGCGAGCGCGACTTTACCCTTTATTCTTTCCTTAATTGCTTCGAAATCTTCTTCAAGCCCATTGCCTACATCCACAATTTCGCCTTGCAACTTGGACTCGACAGGCGAATGCGCCAGCGAGACAACCGGAACTTCTCTGAAATTATCGCTGCTGCTCGGTGCAATGGACAGAGTTACCGTGTCGCGCATCCACGCTTCTACCTCAAATGGCTGATATGAAACATCTGTAAATCCGTAACTTTTCAGGAGTTGAAATGCGTATTCCTCGGCTTTTTCCCCGTTTACACTGCCTGTTAACCTATGCCCGATAGTCTTTGTTGCTTCACCTAGCGTCTGATACGCTTTGCTGTTTTTTCTTACTTCATTATCAAGCCGGGAGAAGGGTTTTTCCCATTTTTTATCAATAGCACTAAATCCGGCGAACAAAACAAATAAGCCACCAACCAAAACCACTTGTACAATTTTTTTCATAATACCCATTGAAGGATGCCCTGTTTTCTTAAAATTTACACCATGAATTAATAATCAGCTATTTGGTGTTCTGCTTCGTTAACACAAATAAGACTACAAATAGATTCAAATTGTTTCAATATCTTCATTAAAATAGTGAATTTTTCGCGGACTGGATATCTTTTTTGTTTTTCCATGTAAAGGAAGTTCGGCAAGGCGATTTTAAATAAGTGTAATATTTACACTTAACAGTTTGTTTTTTCAGATCCGGTGGAACATTTTTGCATTATTTTCGGCTTACATTTAAATATTACAGCAATTTTTAATCAAAATAGAAACAATGTATTTCCTGGGATTCGATTTAGGCAGTTCGTCCGTAAAAGCATGTTTGATCCACGCAGATTCGGGTGCAGTCGCCGCCGCTGCGTTTTATCCTGAACGGGAAATGACAATCGCCGCCCCCAAGCCTGGCTTCGCGGAGCAACAGCCCGAAATGTGGTGGCAAAATGCTTGCCTTGCTTCAAAAGCAGTAATCCAAAAGGCCGGTATTTCGCCTGAGGAAGTGGGTGCGATCGGAATTTCATATCAGATGCATGGTTTAGTGGTTGTTGATAAGGATATGAATGTGCTCCGTCCGTCTATTATCTGGTGCGACAGCCGCGCGGTGGAAGTTGGTAACAAGGCGATGGAAGCATTGGGCGAGGAATACGTGCTGCCCCACCTGCTTAATTCCCCTGGTAATTTCACTGCTTCCAAGTTAGGCTGGGTTAAGGAAAACGAGCCTGATGTATATGCAAAAGTGTATAAATTCATGCTTCCCGGCGATTACCTAGCTGCCCGCATGACCGGCGAAATTGTCACTACACCGTCGGGCTTATCCGAAGGCATTTTCTGGGACTTTGTCAACGGCCGCCCCGCAGATTTTCTTTTCGACTATT
It includes:
- a CDS encoding OmpA family protein, which encodes MRISLLAVLFTSISFCANAQLENLGKTVNTEYNEINPIISPDGKTIYFSRVSHPQNTHGTKGSQDIWFSELKNDKWSQSRRLPAPLNKEDYNSLYSITPDGNTLLIKGSYKNGVYETRGFSTSKKTSRGWAAPNKLEIPGYAKISKGQFDCGYLSNDGKTLIMSFSEKKNSKVDDIYVSFKAKDGTWSKPMNIGPEINSEEFTETTPFLAPDGVTLYFSSDRKGGQGSNDIYYSKRIDKTWKRWSRPVNLGPAINSDGYDAYYTISALGDYSYMVSFKGTEGKGDVVRYNLKPTEVPGDTTEAPIAIVPVSDPVVMVSGKVIDSKTGKPVEATIIYESLADGEEVGTATTNPTTGEYKIILPYGQKYSMRAVAPDFIAEGENIDLSDSTATKGFKEITNKSLKLIPIEEGQIVRLNNIFFATGKSTLSSESFPELNRIAISMTENKTLTIELGGHTDNTGSAEFNIKLSQDRADSVREYLIGKGIEPDRVGSKGYGETVPVATNDTPEGQQQNRRVEFKILKK
- a CDS encoding acyltransferase family protein → MKNQENLHSANLPARRYDLDWLRVIAFAILIFFHVGMFFNFWEWHIKNDVITHAIELPMRFTSQWRMSLLFMISGAGMYFALGSRGPKAFLSERFVRIFIPLVFGIFVIVPPQIFLERLTQGETYSYGEFYKTIFDFTPYPAGSFSWHHLWYLVYIFLYSIIGLPLLLFIRRHNQLTASWVRLFGNPFTLILVPVLWHMLGNVLLGHFPTTHNLIRDWNEHFHDFTLFVTGFVLCTQTGFWETLKKYRKVNLVIWLIFTAILYAFYWIPRAEIEGGEIIFYNLLKTLNAWCILLSIFGYAYVYLQFSNRFLKYANEAVYPFYILHQTVIVCLAYPLINTALPWIVKFIYLSVATFLICLVIYHFLIKQLNILRIVFGLKRKKESTVKRSEEAVISLRS
- a CDS encoding helix-turn-helix domain-containing protein, which translates into the protein MTPATLPVRADLFSVFILLGFVQGLILAYFFLSHSGGDKRPNLFLGGLILGMAILLGDVWLGYTNYMFRVLWLVDFSEPINLLLAPLAFLYIKISITQREEKANWLHLLPAIIYFLYMCVLIYPQGNAYKYNCNISAYHPEMEMMVSNRYGSDWMFFLKDRITDLTALSMVMYNLAGLYFLGNAFKKERLSFFTREKSALSWYRNFHLELTALVIIYLIVRLSFPHDLGDHIIAAFIAFIIYATSFTVLRRSLFFQDNNVRSARKYEKSSLTQEIRFTTLKKLDDLMNSEKVFLDPGFSLPMLAKRLGISTHHLSQILNEELGQSFFDFVANYRINEAQKLLRDEGSNFIKIEEIAQMVGYNSKSAFNTSFRKLTGYTPSEFKKNAVK
- a CDS encoding MFS transporter; the protein is MCIFRHQNLKRLSDFTTGAAYIADISTPEKRAQNFGLLGAAFGLGFIIGPVVGGLLEQYGTRVPFLAAAAFSLALCFAPKAG
- a CDS encoding cytochrome c oxidase subunit 3, translated to MSSKPTTKLKENPFTKRREPLGFMLWLGVIGSSLLFTSIFIIFLVRMHRETGHMIVLPDMFWLSTLVILFSSITLHEANLAFASERFLHYRVFLGATLLLGITFILLQAGGWAEMMNAGIFEGVTTSSGLIYLLTGLHLVHIIAGVVYLSMLFQKAVKNRTYVDSFVYSVNPPNRLRIKLLTRYWHFTGALWLVVFLFLIILY
- the ispE gene encoding 4-(cytidine 5'-diphospho)-2-C-methyl-D-erythritol kinase; the protein is MLVFPNAKINIGLNIVEKRADGYHNIESCFYPVGWSDALEITVDEQFSFQADGIPIPGGASDNLCTKAYQMIATDYPLPPVKMHLLKSIPIGAGLGGGSADAAFAIKALDQHFNLKISFEKQLDYARRLGSDCAFFIPNKPAYCFQKGDISEDIELNLNGRWIVLVNPGMHISTAEAYSGIIPKRSEFDLRIVLKEPIGNWKHKVKNDFEATLFPKYPLLAEIKEALYKQGAGYAAMSGSGSTLFGIFDLEKDLSKHFAEFVVWQGRLD